A single genomic interval of Electrophorus electricus isolate fEleEle1 chromosome 2, fEleEle1.pri, whole genome shotgun sequence harbors:
- the clpxb gene encoding ATP-dependent Clp protease ATP-binding subunit clpX-like, mitochondrial isoform X3, with protein sequence MINRDLHIIFEHGDADMRLFVLVVTTVDTVLLASLASFRSKWFFRSQMMSCICRSAARVLLNSAQKVTGLSWSRIHLFALGTSVFPESHLSSEVRVRLFSQTAVCFASKDGTPKDGSSDGGKKSSTEMEGKRLTGSGGSGKGGNQLCCPKCGDPCTHVETFVSSTRFVKCEKCHHFFVVLSETDSKKGLNKETESAAQAVKLAFAQKPPPPPKKIYSYLDKYIVGQSYAKKVLAVAVYNHYKRIYNNLPAGGRQPEDMEKQGSILPRELEIRRREDEYRFTKLLQIAGINQHGSALGATVHQQATQQAPQERRGGEVLDSAHSDIKLEKSNIILLGPTGSGKTLLAQTLARCLDVPFALCDCTTLTQAGYVGEDIESVIAKLLQDANYSVEKAQQGIVFLDEVDKIGSVPGIHQLRDVGGEGVQQGLLKLLEGTIVNVPEKNSRKLRGETVQVDTTNILFVASGAFNGLDRIISHRKNEKYLGFGTPSNLGQGRRAAAAAGQAYSAGSGVDAEAEIQEKDSLLRHAEARDLIEFGMIPEFVGRLPVVVPLHSLDEEALVRILTQPRNAVVPQYQALFSMDKVRSSPCICPSLLAIFHWHGARTGAKIPNSAMLFHHKITGSRPEKLVPNWPHNWSGTKQPMIVS encoded by the exons ATGATAAACAGAGACCTACACATTATATTCGAGCATGGCGACGCTGACATGAGACTTTTCGTACTTGTAGTTACAACCGTCGATACAGttttgctagctagcttagcaAGCTTCAGGTCGAAGTGGTTCTTCAG aaGTCAAATGATGTCCTGTATATGTAGATCTGCTGCGAGGGTGCTTTTAAATTCAGCACAGAAGG TTACAGGGTTGTCATGGTCCCGCATTCACCTCTTTGCCCTTGGTACATCAGTGTTCCCTGAAAGTCATCTATCTTCAGAAGTGCGAGTCAGATTGTTctcacagacagcagtgtgttttGCCTCAAAGGATGGCACACCAAAAGATGGCTCCAGTGATGGAGGAAAG AAAAGTTCAACAGAGATGGAAGGAAAGAGATTGACAGGCTCAGGGGGGTCAGGCAAAGGGGGGAATCAACTATGTTGCCCCAAATGTGGAGACCCCTGCACACATGTGGAGACGTTTGTGT CGTCTACACgttttgtgaaatgtgaaaaatgtcatcatttCTTTGTGGTTCTTTCTGAAACTGACTCCAAGAAGGGTCTGAATAAGGAGACAGAATCTGCTGCTCAGGCTGTTAAACTGGCATTTGCCCAGAAacctcccccaccccctaaAAAG ATCTATTCCTACCTCGATAAATATATTGTTGGCCAGTCATACGCAAAGAAAGTGTTGGCCGTAGCAGTGTACAACCATTACAAACGAATCTACAACAACCTCCCGGCAGGAGGCAGACAGCCAGAGGACATGGAGAAGCAGGGCTCCATCTTGCCACGAG AGCTAGAGATCAGAAGACGGGAAGATGAATACAGATTTACAA AGTTGCTTCAGATTGCTGGGATCAACCAACATGGTAGTGCGCTCGGTGCGACTGTTCACCAGCAGGCCACTCAGCAAGCTCCTCAGGAGAGAAGAGGTGGGGAAGTGCTAGACTCCGCCCATTCTGACATTAAACTGGAGAAGAGCAACATTATACTCCTGGGCCCTACTGGATCTG GTAAAACTCTTTTGGCACAGACACTGGCTAGGTGTTTGGATGTTCCCTTTGCTCTCTGTGACTGTACTACCCTGACGCAGGCAGGATATGTGGGTGAGGATATTGAATCTGTTATCGCCAAACTACTGCAAGATGCCAACTACTCAGTGGAGAAGGCCCAGCAAG GGATAGTATTTCTGGATGAAGTGGATAAAATTGGCAGTGTTCCAGGAATCCATCAGCTCCGAGATGTAGGAGGAGAAGGCGTTCAGCAG GGTTTGTTAAAGCTTCTAGAAGGGACAATTGTAAATGTTCCAGAAAAGAACAGCAGAAAGCTGCGAGGAGAAACTGTGCAGGTAGACACAACCAACATCCTGTTTGTGGCATCAGGGGCCTTCAATGGGCTGGACCGCATCATTAGCCACAGGAAGAATGAGAAG TACCTGGGTTTTGGCACACCCTCTAACCTGGGTCAGGGCCGGCGGGCAGCGGCAGCCGCAGGCCAGGCCTACAGCGCAGGAAGTGGAGTGGACGCAGAGGCCGAAATCCAGGAGAAGGACAGTCTCCTGAGGCATGCGGAAGCGCGGGACCTCATCGAGTTCGGCATGATCCCCGAGTTTGTGGGCCGGCTGCCTGTGGTGGTGCCGCTGCACAGCCTTGACGAAGAGGCGCTGGTGCGCATTCTCACACAGCCCCGCAACGCAGTGGTGCCTCAGTACCAGGCCCTTTTCAGCATGGACAAAGTGAGGAGCTCCCCCTGcatctgtccctctctgttaGCAATTTTCCACTGGCATGGTGCCCGTACTGGTGCTAAAATCCCAAACAGTGCCATGCTTTTCCACCACAAAATCACAGGTTCTCGCCCAGAAAAACTGGTGCCGAACTGGCCCCATAATTGGTCTGGAACCAAGCAACCTATGAT TGTGAGCTAA
- the clpxb gene encoding ATP-dependent Clp protease ATP-binding subunit clpX-like, mitochondrial isoform X5 encodes MINRDLHIIFEHGDADMRLFVLVVTTVDTVLLASLASFRSKWFFRSQMMSCICRSAARVLLNSAQKVTGLSWSRIHLFALGTSVFPESHLSSEVRVRLFSQTAVCFASKDGTPKDGSSDGGKKSSTEMEGKRLTGSGGSGKGGNQLCCPKCGDPCTHVETFVSSTRFVKCEKCHHFFVVLSETDSKKGLNKETESAAQAVKLAFAQKPPPPPKKIYSYLDKYIVGQSYAKKVLAVAVYNHYKRIYNNLPAGGRQPEDMEKQGSILPRELEIRRREDEYRFTKLLQIAGINQHGSALGATVHQQATQQAPQERRGGEVLDSAHSDIKLEKSNIILLGPTGSGKTLLAQTLARCLDVPFALCDCTTLTQAGYVGEDIESVIAKLLQDANYSVEKAQQGIVFLDEVDKIGSVPGIHQLRDVGGEGVQQGLLKLLEGTIVNVPEKNSRKLRGETVQVDTTNILFVASGAFNGLDRIISHRKNEKYLGFGTPSNLGQGRRAAAAAGQAYSAGSGVDAEAEIQEKDSLLRHAEARDLIEFGMIPEFVGRLPVVVPLHSLDEEALVRILTQPRNAVVPQYQALFSMDKVLAQKNWCRTGPIIGLEPSNL; translated from the exons ATGATAAACAGAGACCTACACATTATATTCGAGCATGGCGACGCTGACATGAGACTTTTCGTACTTGTAGTTACAACCGTCGATACAGttttgctagctagcttagcaAGCTTCAGGTCGAAGTGGTTCTTCAG aaGTCAAATGATGTCCTGTATATGTAGATCTGCTGCGAGGGTGCTTTTAAATTCAGCACAGAAGG TTACAGGGTTGTCATGGTCCCGCATTCACCTCTTTGCCCTTGGTACATCAGTGTTCCCTGAAAGTCATCTATCTTCAGAAGTGCGAGTCAGATTGTTctcacagacagcagtgtgttttGCCTCAAAGGATGGCACACCAAAAGATGGCTCCAGTGATGGAGGAAAG AAAAGTTCAACAGAGATGGAAGGAAAGAGATTGACAGGCTCAGGGGGGTCAGGCAAAGGGGGGAATCAACTATGTTGCCCCAAATGTGGAGACCCCTGCACACATGTGGAGACGTTTGTGT CGTCTACACgttttgtgaaatgtgaaaaatgtcatcatttCTTTGTGGTTCTTTCTGAAACTGACTCCAAGAAGGGTCTGAATAAGGAGACAGAATCTGCTGCTCAGGCTGTTAAACTGGCATTTGCCCAGAAacctcccccaccccctaaAAAG ATCTATTCCTACCTCGATAAATATATTGTTGGCCAGTCATACGCAAAGAAAGTGTTGGCCGTAGCAGTGTACAACCATTACAAACGAATCTACAACAACCTCCCGGCAGGAGGCAGACAGCCAGAGGACATGGAGAAGCAGGGCTCCATCTTGCCACGAG AGCTAGAGATCAGAAGACGGGAAGATGAATACAGATTTACAA AGTTGCTTCAGATTGCTGGGATCAACCAACATGGTAGTGCGCTCGGTGCGACTGTTCACCAGCAGGCCACTCAGCAAGCTCCTCAGGAGAGAAGAGGTGGGGAAGTGCTAGACTCCGCCCATTCTGACATTAAACTGGAGAAGAGCAACATTATACTCCTGGGCCCTACTGGATCTG GTAAAACTCTTTTGGCACAGACACTGGCTAGGTGTTTGGATGTTCCCTTTGCTCTCTGTGACTGTACTACCCTGACGCAGGCAGGATATGTGGGTGAGGATATTGAATCTGTTATCGCCAAACTACTGCAAGATGCCAACTACTCAGTGGAGAAGGCCCAGCAAG GGATAGTATTTCTGGATGAAGTGGATAAAATTGGCAGTGTTCCAGGAATCCATCAGCTCCGAGATGTAGGAGGAGAAGGCGTTCAGCAG GGTTTGTTAAAGCTTCTAGAAGGGACAATTGTAAATGTTCCAGAAAAGAACAGCAGAAAGCTGCGAGGAGAAACTGTGCAGGTAGACACAACCAACATCCTGTTTGTGGCATCAGGGGCCTTCAATGGGCTGGACCGCATCATTAGCCACAGGAAGAATGAGAAG TACCTGGGTTTTGGCACACCCTCTAACCTGGGTCAGGGCCGGCGGGCAGCGGCAGCCGCAGGCCAGGCCTACAGCGCAGGAAGTGGAGTGGACGCAGAGGCCGAAATCCAGGAGAAGGACAGTCTCCTGAGGCATGCGGAAGCGCGGGACCTCATCGAGTTCGGCATGATCCCCGAGTTTGTGGGCCGGCTGCCTGTGGTGGTGCCGCTGCACAGCCTTGACGAAGAGGCGCTGGTGCGCATTCTCACACAGCCCCGCAACGCAGTGGTGCCTCAGTACCAGGCCCTTTTCAGCATGGACAAA GTTCTCGCCCAGAAAAACTGGTGCCGAACTGGCCCCATAATTGGTCTGGAACCAAGCAACCTATGA
- the clpxb gene encoding ATP-dependent Clp protease ATP-binding subunit clpX-like, mitochondrial isoform X2, with translation MINRDLHIIFEHGDADMRLFVLVVTTVDTVLLASLASFRSKWFFRSQMMSCICRSAARVLLNSAQKVTGLSWSRIHLFALGTSVFPESHLSSEVRVRLFSQTAVCFASKDGTPKDGSSDGGKKSSTEMEGKRLTGSGGSGKGGNQLCCPKCGDPCTHVETFVSSTRFVKCEKCHHFFVVLSETDSKKGLNKETESAAQAVKLAFAQKPPPPPKKIYSYLDKYIVGQSYAKKVLAVAVYNHYKRIYNNLPAGGRQPEDMEKQGSILPREIRRREDEYRFTKLLQIAGINQHGSALGATVHQQATQQAPQERRGGEVLDSAHSDIKLEKSNIILLGPTGSGKTLLAQTLARCLDVPFALCDCTTLTQAGYVGEDIESVIAKLLQDANYSVEKAQQGIVFLDEVDKIGSVPGIHQLRDVGGEGVQQGLLKLLEGTIVNVPEKNSRKLRGETVQVDTTNILFVASGAFNGLDRIISHRKNEKYLGFGTPSNLGQGRRAAAAAGQAYSAGSGVDAEAEIQEKDSLLRHAEARDLIEFGMIPEFVGRLPVVVPLHSLDEEALVRILTQPRNAVVPQYQALFSMDKCELNVTPEALRAIARLALERKTGARGLRSIMEKLLLEPMFEVPHSDIVTVELNKDVVLGKSEPCYIRAPAKEITEEEYDSSIEEDNWPRQADIANN, from the exons ATGATAAACAGAGACCTACACATTATATTCGAGCATGGCGACGCTGACATGAGACTTTTCGTACTTGTAGTTACAACCGTCGATACAGttttgctagctagcttagcaAGCTTCAGGTCGAAGTGGTTCTTCAG aaGTCAAATGATGTCCTGTATATGTAGATCTGCTGCGAGGGTGCTTTTAAATTCAGCACAGAAGG TTACAGGGTTGTCATGGTCCCGCATTCACCTCTTTGCCCTTGGTACATCAGTGTTCCCTGAAAGTCATCTATCTTCAGAAGTGCGAGTCAGATTGTTctcacagacagcagtgtgttttGCCTCAAAGGATGGCACACCAAAAGATGGCTCCAGTGATGGAGGAAAG AAAAGTTCAACAGAGATGGAAGGAAAGAGATTGACAGGCTCAGGGGGGTCAGGCAAAGGGGGGAATCAACTATGTTGCCCCAAATGTGGAGACCCCTGCACACATGTGGAGACGTTTGTGT CGTCTACACgttttgtgaaatgtgaaaaatgtcatcatttCTTTGTGGTTCTTTCTGAAACTGACTCCAAGAAGGGTCTGAATAAGGAGACAGAATCTGCTGCTCAGGCTGTTAAACTGGCATTTGCCCAGAAacctcccccaccccctaaAAAG ATCTATTCCTACCTCGATAAATATATTGTTGGCCAGTCATACGCAAAGAAAGTGTTGGCCGTAGCAGTGTACAACCATTACAAACGAATCTACAACAACCTCCCGGCAGGAGGCAGACAGCCAGAGGACATGGAGAAGCAGGGCTCCATCTTGCCACGAG AGATCAGAAGACGGGAAGATGAATACAGATTTACAA AGTTGCTTCAGATTGCTGGGATCAACCAACATGGTAGTGCGCTCGGTGCGACTGTTCACCAGCAGGCCACTCAGCAAGCTCCTCAGGAGAGAAGAGGTGGGGAAGTGCTAGACTCCGCCCATTCTGACATTAAACTGGAGAAGAGCAACATTATACTCCTGGGCCCTACTGGATCTG GTAAAACTCTTTTGGCACAGACACTGGCTAGGTGTTTGGATGTTCCCTTTGCTCTCTGTGACTGTACTACCCTGACGCAGGCAGGATATGTGGGTGAGGATATTGAATCTGTTATCGCCAAACTACTGCAAGATGCCAACTACTCAGTGGAGAAGGCCCAGCAAG GGATAGTATTTCTGGATGAAGTGGATAAAATTGGCAGTGTTCCAGGAATCCATCAGCTCCGAGATGTAGGAGGAGAAGGCGTTCAGCAG GGTTTGTTAAAGCTTCTAGAAGGGACAATTGTAAATGTTCCAGAAAAGAACAGCAGAAAGCTGCGAGGAGAAACTGTGCAGGTAGACACAACCAACATCCTGTTTGTGGCATCAGGGGCCTTCAATGGGCTGGACCGCATCATTAGCCACAGGAAGAATGAGAAG TACCTGGGTTTTGGCACACCCTCTAACCTGGGTCAGGGCCGGCGGGCAGCGGCAGCCGCAGGCCAGGCCTACAGCGCAGGAAGTGGAGTGGACGCAGAGGCCGAAATCCAGGAGAAGGACAGTCTCCTGAGGCATGCGGAAGCGCGGGACCTCATCGAGTTCGGCATGATCCCCGAGTTTGTGGGCCGGCTGCCTGTGGTGGTGCCGCTGCACAGCCTTGACGAAGAGGCGCTGGTGCGCATTCTCACACAGCCCCGCAACGCAGTGGTGCCTCAGTACCAGGCCCTTTTCAGCATGGACAAA TGTGAGCTAAATGTAACTCCTGAAGCCCTGAGGGCCATTGCCAGACTAGCTCTCGAGAGAAAGACTGGTGCCCGCGGCCTGCGGTCAATCATG GAGAAGCTGCTGTTGGAGCCCATGTTTGAGGTGCCACACTCAGACATAGTGACTGTGGAGCTGAATAAGGATGTGGTCCTGGGCAAGAGTGAGCCTTGTTATATCAG
- the clpxb gene encoding ATP-dependent Clp protease ATP-binding subunit clpX-like, mitochondrial isoform X1: protein MINRDLHIIFEHGDADMRLFVLVVTTVDTVLLASLASFRSKWFFRSQMMSCICRSAARVLLNSAQKVTGLSWSRIHLFALGTSVFPESHLSSEVRVRLFSQTAVCFASKDGTPKDGSSDGGKKSSTEMEGKRLTGSGGSGKGGNQLCCPKCGDPCTHVETFVSSTRFVKCEKCHHFFVVLSETDSKKGLNKETESAAQAVKLAFAQKPPPPPKKIYSYLDKYIVGQSYAKKVLAVAVYNHYKRIYNNLPAGGRQPEDMEKQGSILPRELEIRRREDEYRFTKLLQIAGINQHGSALGATVHQQATQQAPQERRGGEVLDSAHSDIKLEKSNIILLGPTGSGKTLLAQTLARCLDVPFALCDCTTLTQAGYVGEDIESVIAKLLQDANYSVEKAQQGIVFLDEVDKIGSVPGIHQLRDVGGEGVQQGLLKLLEGTIVNVPEKNSRKLRGETVQVDTTNILFVASGAFNGLDRIISHRKNEKYLGFGTPSNLGQGRRAAAAAGQAYSAGSGVDAEAEIQEKDSLLRHAEARDLIEFGMIPEFVGRLPVVVPLHSLDEEALVRILTQPRNAVVPQYQALFSMDKCELNVTPEALRAIARLALERKTGARGLRSIMEKLLLEPMFEVPHSDIVTVELNKDVVLGKSEPCYIRAPAKEITEEEYDSSIEEDNWPRQADIANN from the exons ATGATAAACAGAGACCTACACATTATATTCGAGCATGGCGACGCTGACATGAGACTTTTCGTACTTGTAGTTACAACCGTCGATACAGttttgctagctagcttagcaAGCTTCAGGTCGAAGTGGTTCTTCAG aaGTCAAATGATGTCCTGTATATGTAGATCTGCTGCGAGGGTGCTTTTAAATTCAGCACAGAAGG TTACAGGGTTGTCATGGTCCCGCATTCACCTCTTTGCCCTTGGTACATCAGTGTTCCCTGAAAGTCATCTATCTTCAGAAGTGCGAGTCAGATTGTTctcacagacagcagtgtgttttGCCTCAAAGGATGGCACACCAAAAGATGGCTCCAGTGATGGAGGAAAG AAAAGTTCAACAGAGATGGAAGGAAAGAGATTGACAGGCTCAGGGGGGTCAGGCAAAGGGGGGAATCAACTATGTTGCCCCAAATGTGGAGACCCCTGCACACATGTGGAGACGTTTGTGT CGTCTACACgttttgtgaaatgtgaaaaatgtcatcatttCTTTGTGGTTCTTTCTGAAACTGACTCCAAGAAGGGTCTGAATAAGGAGACAGAATCTGCTGCTCAGGCTGTTAAACTGGCATTTGCCCAGAAacctcccccaccccctaaAAAG ATCTATTCCTACCTCGATAAATATATTGTTGGCCAGTCATACGCAAAGAAAGTGTTGGCCGTAGCAGTGTACAACCATTACAAACGAATCTACAACAACCTCCCGGCAGGAGGCAGACAGCCAGAGGACATGGAGAAGCAGGGCTCCATCTTGCCACGAG AGCTAGAGATCAGAAGACGGGAAGATGAATACAGATTTACAA AGTTGCTTCAGATTGCTGGGATCAACCAACATGGTAGTGCGCTCGGTGCGACTGTTCACCAGCAGGCCACTCAGCAAGCTCCTCAGGAGAGAAGAGGTGGGGAAGTGCTAGACTCCGCCCATTCTGACATTAAACTGGAGAAGAGCAACATTATACTCCTGGGCCCTACTGGATCTG GTAAAACTCTTTTGGCACAGACACTGGCTAGGTGTTTGGATGTTCCCTTTGCTCTCTGTGACTGTACTACCCTGACGCAGGCAGGATATGTGGGTGAGGATATTGAATCTGTTATCGCCAAACTACTGCAAGATGCCAACTACTCAGTGGAGAAGGCCCAGCAAG GGATAGTATTTCTGGATGAAGTGGATAAAATTGGCAGTGTTCCAGGAATCCATCAGCTCCGAGATGTAGGAGGAGAAGGCGTTCAGCAG GGTTTGTTAAAGCTTCTAGAAGGGACAATTGTAAATGTTCCAGAAAAGAACAGCAGAAAGCTGCGAGGAGAAACTGTGCAGGTAGACACAACCAACATCCTGTTTGTGGCATCAGGGGCCTTCAATGGGCTGGACCGCATCATTAGCCACAGGAAGAATGAGAAG TACCTGGGTTTTGGCACACCCTCTAACCTGGGTCAGGGCCGGCGGGCAGCGGCAGCCGCAGGCCAGGCCTACAGCGCAGGAAGTGGAGTGGACGCAGAGGCCGAAATCCAGGAGAAGGACAGTCTCCTGAGGCATGCGGAAGCGCGGGACCTCATCGAGTTCGGCATGATCCCCGAGTTTGTGGGCCGGCTGCCTGTGGTGGTGCCGCTGCACAGCCTTGACGAAGAGGCGCTGGTGCGCATTCTCACACAGCCCCGCAACGCAGTGGTGCCTCAGTACCAGGCCCTTTTCAGCATGGACAAA TGTGAGCTAAATGTAACTCCTGAAGCCCTGAGGGCCATTGCCAGACTAGCTCTCGAGAGAAAGACTGGTGCCCGCGGCCTGCGGTCAATCATG GAGAAGCTGCTGTTGGAGCCCATGTTTGAGGTGCCACACTCAGACATAGTGACTGTGGAGCTGAATAAGGATGTGGTCCTGGGCAAGAGTGAGCCTTGTTATATCAG
- the clpxb gene encoding ATP-dependent Clp protease ATP-binding subunit clpX-like, mitochondrial isoform X4 — MMSCICRSAARVLLNSAQKVTGLSWSRIHLFALGTSVFPESHLSSEVRVRLFSQTAVCFASKDGTPKDGSSDGGKKSSTEMEGKRLTGSGGSGKGGNQLCCPKCGDPCTHVETFVSSTRFVKCEKCHHFFVVLSETDSKKGLNKETESAAQAVKLAFAQKPPPPPKKIYSYLDKYIVGQSYAKKVLAVAVYNHYKRIYNNLPAGGRQPEDMEKQGSILPRELEIRRREDEYRFTKLLQIAGINQHGSALGATVHQQATQQAPQERRGGEVLDSAHSDIKLEKSNIILLGPTGSGKTLLAQTLARCLDVPFALCDCTTLTQAGYVGEDIESVIAKLLQDANYSVEKAQQGIVFLDEVDKIGSVPGIHQLRDVGGEGVQQGLLKLLEGTIVNVPEKNSRKLRGETVQVDTTNILFVASGAFNGLDRIISHRKNEKYLGFGTPSNLGQGRRAAAAAGQAYSAGSGVDAEAEIQEKDSLLRHAEARDLIEFGMIPEFVGRLPVVVPLHSLDEEALVRILTQPRNAVVPQYQALFSMDKCELNVTPEALRAIARLALERKTGARGLRSIMEKLLLEPMFEVPHSDIVTVELNKDVVLGKSEPCYIRAPAKEITEEEYDSSIEEDNWPRQADIANN; from the exons ATGATGTCCTGTATATGTAGATCTGCTGCGAGGGTGCTTTTAAATTCAGCACAGAAGG TTACAGGGTTGTCATGGTCCCGCATTCACCTCTTTGCCCTTGGTACATCAGTGTTCCCTGAAAGTCATCTATCTTCAGAAGTGCGAGTCAGATTGTTctcacagacagcagtgtgttttGCCTCAAAGGATGGCACACCAAAAGATGGCTCCAGTGATGGAGGAAAG AAAAGTTCAACAGAGATGGAAGGAAAGAGATTGACAGGCTCAGGGGGGTCAGGCAAAGGGGGGAATCAACTATGTTGCCCCAAATGTGGAGACCCCTGCACACATGTGGAGACGTTTGTGT CGTCTACACgttttgtgaaatgtgaaaaatgtcatcatttCTTTGTGGTTCTTTCTGAAACTGACTCCAAGAAGGGTCTGAATAAGGAGACAGAATCTGCTGCTCAGGCTGTTAAACTGGCATTTGCCCAGAAacctcccccaccccctaaAAAG ATCTATTCCTACCTCGATAAATATATTGTTGGCCAGTCATACGCAAAGAAAGTGTTGGCCGTAGCAGTGTACAACCATTACAAACGAATCTACAACAACCTCCCGGCAGGAGGCAGACAGCCAGAGGACATGGAGAAGCAGGGCTCCATCTTGCCACGAG AGCTAGAGATCAGAAGACGGGAAGATGAATACAGATTTACAA AGTTGCTTCAGATTGCTGGGATCAACCAACATGGTAGTGCGCTCGGTGCGACTGTTCACCAGCAGGCCACTCAGCAAGCTCCTCAGGAGAGAAGAGGTGGGGAAGTGCTAGACTCCGCCCATTCTGACATTAAACTGGAGAAGAGCAACATTATACTCCTGGGCCCTACTGGATCTG GTAAAACTCTTTTGGCACAGACACTGGCTAGGTGTTTGGATGTTCCCTTTGCTCTCTGTGACTGTACTACCCTGACGCAGGCAGGATATGTGGGTGAGGATATTGAATCTGTTATCGCCAAACTACTGCAAGATGCCAACTACTCAGTGGAGAAGGCCCAGCAAG GGATAGTATTTCTGGATGAAGTGGATAAAATTGGCAGTGTTCCAGGAATCCATCAGCTCCGAGATGTAGGAGGAGAAGGCGTTCAGCAG GGTTTGTTAAAGCTTCTAGAAGGGACAATTGTAAATGTTCCAGAAAAGAACAGCAGAAAGCTGCGAGGAGAAACTGTGCAGGTAGACACAACCAACATCCTGTTTGTGGCATCAGGGGCCTTCAATGGGCTGGACCGCATCATTAGCCACAGGAAGAATGAGAAG TACCTGGGTTTTGGCACACCCTCTAACCTGGGTCAGGGCCGGCGGGCAGCGGCAGCCGCAGGCCAGGCCTACAGCGCAGGAAGTGGAGTGGACGCAGAGGCCGAAATCCAGGAGAAGGACAGTCTCCTGAGGCATGCGGAAGCGCGGGACCTCATCGAGTTCGGCATGATCCCCGAGTTTGTGGGCCGGCTGCCTGTGGTGGTGCCGCTGCACAGCCTTGACGAAGAGGCGCTGGTGCGCATTCTCACACAGCCCCGCAACGCAGTGGTGCCTCAGTACCAGGCCCTTTTCAGCATGGACAAA TGTGAGCTAAATGTAACTCCTGAAGCCCTGAGGGCCATTGCCAGACTAGCTCTCGAGAGAAAGACTGGTGCCCGCGGCCTGCGGTCAATCATG GAGAAGCTGCTGTTGGAGCCCATGTTTGAGGTGCCACACTCAGACATAGTGACTGTGGAGCTGAATAAGGATGTGGTCCTGGGCAAGAGTGAGCCTTGTTATATCAG